The following are encoded together in the Terriglobia bacterium genome:
- a CDS encoding DoxX family protein, producing the protein MKDAWLTSLRGPVLSLMRLVLGFTFMAHGLQKTLGLLGGKPVPPLSLAGVAGYIELAGGILIMLGLFTRPVAFVLSGHMAVAYFMQHAPQGFWPIMNHGELAVVYCFVFLYLAFGGGGPWSLDRVFRKGGKS; encoded by the coding sequence ATGAAAGATGCATGGCTGACATCTCTTCGTGGACCTGTCCTGTCGTTAATGAGGCTTGTCCTGGGATTTACCTTCATGGCGCATGGGCTCCAAAAAACGCTGGGTTTGCTGGGTGGGAAGCCGGTCCCGCCTCTGAGTTTGGCGGGAGTAGCCGGCTACATCGAGCTGGCTGGGGGCATTCTGATCATGCTCGGCCTTTTTACCCGGCCTGTGGCGTTTGTGCTGTCGGGCCACATGGCGGTCGCGTATTTCATGCAGCACGCGCCCCAGGGTTTCTGGCCGATCATGAATCACGGTGAGCTGGCGGTGGTATACTGCTTCGTCTTTCTCTATCTGGCTTTCGGTGGCGGCGGGCCCTGGAGCCTGGACAGAGTCTTCCGCAAGGGTGGAAAGAGTTGA